From the genome of Pseudomonas mohnii:
CGGCGCTTGCTCCCCGACCATGAAATCATCGCTGCCCGGTTCGAACTGAATGCAGGTCGAAGGCGAAGCGATCAAACGCACATCATTACGCCATTGATCGACTTCCTGATGCACGTGCCCCCAAAGTACGGCGCGCACCTGTGGAAAACGGTCCAGCACAGCAAACAACGCCTCGGGATTACGCAGCCCGATCGGCTCCATCCAGGCACAATCGATCGACACTGGATGGTGGTGGAAGCACACCAGGTGATGACGCTCCGGCGTTTCACTCAACGAGCTCGCCAGCAGTTGCAACTGTTCGTCCTGCAAATACCCCGGCACCGAGCCCGGCACGGCCGAATCAAGCAGCGTGATCCGCCAATTGCCGATGTCGACCACCGATTCCAGCAACGCGCTCTGCACCGCCGCCTCGGCCATGATCAACGGCTCGTCGTGGTTACCGGGAATCCAGCGGGCTGGCGCACCGAGTTGCCCGGTCAGGTCGCGAAACCGCTGGTAAGACTCCAGCGTGCCGTCCTGCGACAGATCACCCGTGGCCAGGATCAGGTCGATCTGCGGCTGTTGCTGGCGTACCAGCTCGATGACTCTTTGCAGGCTGTCGCAGGTATTCATGCCCAGCAGCGTGCCATCCGCCTCGGCGAACAGATGGCTGTCGGAAATTTGCACCAGAAACGCCGGATCGGCGGCACTCAATGTGGATACGCTCGGCAAGGTGTTCTCCCAGGGCGTGATCACGGGAATGGATGAATGGCGCAATTATGCTGGGGGACGACCTAAAGGGGAAACCTGTGAACCTGACGCAGTTCACAACTGCGGCTCACAATTAACGTACGACTTCGTACTCGTGCCCCAACGCCAGGCAATGGCTCAACCATTCGCCCAGAAACATGTTCAGTTGGGCTTTTTCATCCGGCTGGTGCATCGAGGCGTTCGGGTAAGGATAGATGCCACGAAAGCGCCGCGCATGTTCGGCGCTGACCACTTCGGCCATGCAGGCGTCGTGGTAGACCTGTACTTCCAGTTGCGGCACCGGCAGCCACGGCAGGCTGTGTTCCTGGCGCACTTGCAGGGTCGTGGTGTACGGACAGACTTGCAGCACTTCCAGCGCCAGCACCCCGAGCATCTGATCGCCATGGGTCACGGCGATGCGCCGCGCGGCCGGCTCGTTGCGCATGTCCGGCAGCAGTCGCATCAGTCGCGCGTAGTTCGCCTCGCAGGACGCTTGCAGCCCCACCAGATCTACCCGATAGCGATCGCGCAGCTTGTTTACGACCATAACCCCCTCACTTCAACGCGATTCAAAGCCAGCCATTGCAAGGCAATGATGCTTGGTGCGTTGGCAATACGTCCGTCGCGTACGGCCTGCAGGGCATCTTCAAAGGCCCAGACCGAGACGCGGATATCTTCTGCTTCTTCCTCCAGCCCATGCAGGCCGCCGACCCCGATTGTCTCGCAACGCCCCAGGTACAAATGCACGAATTCATTGCTGCCGCCCGGCGATGGAAAATATTGGGTGATCGGCCACAGCGCCCCGAAAACAAGCCCAGCTTCCTCCTGCCCTTCGCGGCGAGCAACTTCTTCCGGTACTTCTTCCTTGTCGATCAGACCAGCGACCAGTTCGATCAACCAGGGATTGTCGGTCTTGCCCATGGCGCCGACGCGGAACTGCTCGATCAGCACCACTTCATCGCGCTGCGGATCGTAAGGCAGCACGCACACGGCATCATGGCGCACGAACACTTCACGATTGATCTCGCGACTCATGCCACCGGCGAACAATTCGTGGCGCAAGTGCAGGCGATCAAGCTTGTAGAAGCCCTGGTAGCACTGTTCGCGCCGAACGATATCAACGGCGGTCGGAGTGGCGGTGGCAAAATCAGTCATGACAATCCTCGTTACTGCTAATCCTGTACGAGGCTCCCACCTCGACTTCGCGCCATCCTAACGCGCCGGAGACCTTTGATGCAGCCCCTTTCCCGTCAGCGGGATAGACGGTGAGGGCGAAACCCACTCTAATTAGCTTAGTGGCGAACTGACTGCTTCGTTGACAGTCGAAGCGGGTAACTTTTCGCCTTTCCCAGTTTTATGAAGGACAACCATGTCGCTTTTTAAAATCGCCTCCGTGGCCGCCATCGCCCTGACCCTGGGTGCCTGCCAGAGTCTGTTCCAGCCCAACTATCGGGCGCCGCTGGAAACCACTCGCGACGCCTCCGAACAGCTCAAGCCTGGCTGCAAGGATCAGGATTGCCCGCTGGTGAATATTGATATC
Proteins encoded in this window:
- a CDS encoding DUF1249 domain-containing protein, translating into MVVNKLRDRYRVDLVGLQASCEANYARLMRLLPDMRNEPAARRIAVTHGDQMLGVLALEVLQVCPYTTTLQVRQEHSLPWLPVPQLEVQVYHDACMAEVVSAEHARRFRGIYPYPNASMHQPDEKAQLNMFLGEWLSHCLALGHEYEVVR
- the cpdA gene encoding 3',5'-cyclic-AMP phosphodiesterase, whose protein sequence is MPSVSTLSAADPAFLVQISDSHLFAEADGTLLGMNTCDSLQRVIELVRQQQPQIDLILATGDLSQDGTLESYQRFRDLTGQLGAPARWIPGNHDEPLIMAEAAVQSALLESVVDIGNWRITLLDSAVPGSVPGYLQDEQLQLLASSLSETPERHHLVCFHHHPVSIDCAWMEPIGLRNPEALFAVLDRFPQVRAVLWGHVHQEVDQWRNDVRLIASPSTCIQFEPGSDDFMVGEQAPGYRWLRLLPDGQLETGVERVTGFDFQIDYSSNGY
- a CDS encoding NUDIX domain-containing protein — translated: MTDFATATPTAVDIVRREQCYQGFYKLDRLHLRHELFAGGMSREINREVFVRHDAVCVLPYDPQRDEVVLIEQFRVGAMGKTDNPWLIELVAGLIDKEEVPEEVARREGQEEAGLVFGALWPITQYFPSPGGSNEFVHLYLGRCETIGVGGLHGLEEEAEDIRVSVWAFEDALQAVRDGRIANAPSIIALQWLALNRVEVRGLWS